Proteins co-encoded in one Kutzneria chonburiensis genomic window:
- a CDS encoding phage tail sheath family protein — protein sequence MPSSYLAPGVYMEEVSSGSRPIEAVGTAVAAFVGFAEKGPVDEPVLVTSWTQFKRSFGDFVEGYYLAHAVYGYFLNGGGTAYVVRVGGAAGGETAAPVAELPSSVDGRAALTVSAKNAEPGISVEVQPAGEPADDTFKLVVKRGGQPVETFDNVTTKRGANNVVTVVRTQSQLITVEDTKGGRVVAAPQVGEVALPAGGAEVVSAGDYVGNSADRTGFGGLEAIDNVTMLCVPDLMAAYQHGKISLDDVKAVQLAMIAHCELMSDRVAILDTPPGLNAQRVKEWRMDFTGYDSKYAAMYWPWVKVADPVAGKQVFVPPSGHMAGIWARNDSTRGVHKAPANEVVRGAVTLELNITKGEHDTLNPVAVNCIRSFPGQGIRVWGARTLSSDPEWRYLNVRRLFNYVEKSILQGTNWVVFEPNDPKLWDSVKRTITMFLRRVWRDGALFGRTPAEAFFVKCDEENNPPENRDAGILTVELGIAPVKPAEFVVFRISQFSDGASLEE from the coding sequence ATGCCAAGCAGCTACCTCGCGCCCGGCGTGTACATGGAGGAAGTCTCATCGGGCTCGCGGCCGATCGAGGCCGTCGGGACCGCGGTCGCCGCCTTCGTCGGATTCGCCGAGAAGGGGCCGGTCGACGAGCCGGTCCTGGTCACCAGCTGGACCCAGTTCAAGCGCTCGTTCGGCGACTTCGTCGAGGGCTACTACCTCGCGCACGCCGTGTACGGCTACTTCCTCAACGGCGGCGGCACCGCGTACGTGGTCCGCGTCGGCGGGGCCGCCGGCGGCGAGACCGCCGCGCCGGTGGCCGAGCTGCCGTCCTCGGTGGACGGCCGGGCCGCGCTGACCGTGTCGGCCAAGAACGCCGAGCCCGGCATCAGCGTCGAGGTGCAGCCGGCCGGTGAGCCGGCCGACGACACGTTCAAGCTCGTCGTCAAGCGCGGCGGCCAGCCGGTCGAGACCTTCGACAACGTCACCACCAAGCGCGGCGCCAACAACGTCGTCACCGTGGTGCGGACCCAGTCCCAGCTGATCACCGTCGAGGACACCAAGGGCGGCCGCGTGGTCGCCGCGCCGCAGGTCGGCGAGGTCGCGCTGCCCGCGGGCGGCGCCGAGGTGGTGTCGGCCGGCGACTACGTCGGCAACTCGGCCGACCGCACCGGTTTCGGCGGCCTCGAGGCCATCGACAACGTGACCATGCTGTGCGTGCCCGACCTGATGGCCGCCTACCAGCACGGCAAGATCTCGCTGGACGACGTCAAGGCCGTGCAGCTGGCCATGATCGCGCACTGCGAGCTGATGTCCGACCGCGTGGCCATCCTGGACACCCCGCCCGGCCTGAACGCCCAGCGCGTCAAGGAATGGCGGATGGACTTCACCGGCTACGACTCCAAGTACGCGGCCATGTACTGGCCGTGGGTCAAGGTCGCCGACCCGGTGGCCGGCAAGCAGGTCTTCGTGCCGCCGAGCGGGCACATGGCCGGCATCTGGGCCCGCAACGACAGCACCCGCGGCGTGCACAAGGCCCCGGCCAACGAGGTCGTGCGCGGTGCGGTGACGCTGGAGCTCAACATCACCAAGGGCGAGCACGACACGCTCAACCCGGTCGCGGTCAACTGCATCCGCTCGTTCCCGGGCCAGGGCATCCGGGTGTGGGGCGCGCGCACGCTGTCCAGCGACCCGGAGTGGCGCTACCTCAACGTGCGGCGGCTGTTCAACTACGTGGAGAAGTCCATTCTCCAGGGCACCAACTGGGTCGTGTTCGAGCCCAACGACCCGAAGCTGTGGGACTCGGTCAAGCGCACCATCACCATGTTCCTGCGCCGGGTGTGGCGGGACGGGGCGCTGTTCGGCCGCACGCCGGCCGAGGCGTTCTTCGTCAAGTGCGACGAGGAGAACAACCCGCCGGAGAACCGCGACGCCGGCATCCTCACCGTGGAGCTGGGCATCGCGCCGGTCAAGCCGGCCGAGTTCGTGGTGTTCCGCATCTCCCAGTTCTCCGACGGCGCTTCGCTCGAAGAGTAA